The Cannabis sativa cultivar Pink pepper isolate KNU-18-1 chromosome 8, ASM2916894v1, whole genome shotgun sequence genomic interval taagttaattctacatttaatatattagagcttaattataaaatttaagccAATATAACATTaacttatttttcaaaattcaatttaaaacaaattattgaaaatgatcttacattaaaaatttaaaaatgtaaGTAAAGTGTAAAAGTAAGAAGTGTGAGAgcataataaaaaagaaaaattttatttGCACCTCATAAACTAATAAGTACACCTTAATATTTAAGAAATTaagcttaaaataatttttaaaaattactcttaatattttttaatttttttcttatattattttatgttaatttcaatacttatcttaattttatttttataattttttaaaatcatttatagttttttttaataaaatttcacataattttttattttaatttttttgttataatatttaaaaaataacatttttatttggtatgtatatatatattttttttttttttttgaaggatggtatgtatatttttttaaaaataggaattgtaagaatttttttttaaaaaaaactaatataattaagaatctacttttttatgtaaaataaaaattatcaagATAAAgtgtatttataaatgtttagggtataaataaaaattattaataaaaaattacaaaaatgtaaTGATGATTAAATATTAAGTGAATTGAGGACACAACTTTCTTAGATTGGGAAAtccacttttttttaataaaagaataaTGATAAGATAAAGAGAcatcaaaattaaaaacaatataaacaaaatgGGCCATCTAATATTCTCATCCACAAAAAACTATACACtctaaataaaacattttttttttaaaaaataattaataaattagctTGGCCAGCAGCCGATGATTTGAcgattttcataattaataaacaaaaaagtTGAGTTGGGcgactttattattatttttttacttaactttataattattttgaggGTAATTGGTGTTTAATTGTTTGTTGTACACTTAACTCTTCTCTAATTTAGTAGCAATACTcctaaatttcttttttttttttttttttaaatttgaggtattatttaaattttaatgtaaaatatGCCAATTAAAATTatgggtttttttatttttacactttaaagtaattttttttttttgtatttttacgaaattttacatagaaatccctattacaactagcgctgcaacctaaattgcaacaaaaaatcgtatagaaactcatattgcaactagtgttgcaactactttagaaactcaaaccgtaaatttaaaaaaaaaattaaaaaaatagtgtatGAAGTAATTTCCCTTAAAATTATCACTATGTGCACATGTATACACACATGATagtaaaatttcgaaatcaatAAAAACATGTTACATGTACATAAATTTATACAGTGATAATTTACACAGTATTgaacaataaaatttaaaggACACCTcaaatttataagaaaaaaatataaaataaaagagaattGCCAAAAAAAATAGTGCTACAGTCAATCtcctattataatattttagttaatATCTATGCCCAAAAATACATgtctataatatttttttcaattttttttacatggTGGTATTCGTAATAAATTactcgaaattttttaaaaatttacaaaaataatattataactataataaatatcgctataaaaaattaaagaaaaattcaacatataattttaagaataaaattaattaaaaaataataataaaatattgtaattaaaaattaaaaaaacaaaacatgtcAAATAaccttaaattaataaaaactcAGATCGAAACCCAAAAATATGccaagtatttttttaatttaatttaaaaaagaaagaaaaagaaaagagaatcaAAAAGTGGAAAGAGAGATATCTTTTTAAGGCCACAAAAGAATTTTGTGGCTGAGAATTGTGCCTCGAGCTGACGTGGCAACCCCCACCTGCTTAGACGGATCAACAAAAGAGTTTTCAAACCAGACGAGGACGACGACCAAACTCATACATACCAACGTGTCACTcagatctctctctctctaaaaacAACGCAAAAGGGTAAAAATGAGAGCACAAATGTCGGAGCCTAAAGACCCGGCGATCAAGCTCTTCGGCAAGACTATACCGGTGGCGGAAGTTCCGGTTACTTCCGGTGGGTCTCAAGGACCTTCAGTTTCGGCTTCTGCGACTTCTATGGACGATAATATGGATCAGGAACCTAAACcgaattcttcttcttctgaggTCATTACCAGTAAAGATGAGGATGATAGAGACACAGAAAAGGTAAAAAGattgtttttttcttcttcttcttcttttacttTTTGATTTTGGGTTttcttttttggaaaaaaaaatcaaattgagAGCTTACCCATTATTTGGAACCTGGAGATTGTTACTGGGTTGGTCTTTGTTAGGCATTTTGTGCTTTTGTTGACTTTTTTTAGATGTTTATCTTGACTTTGTTTCTGGGtattgtttgtttttctgggatttGAGTTTTGTAATCTTAAGTTTGAAAGTGGGAATTATATTGCTTGTTTTTgatctggttccatgtttttaTGAAACAAATTAGTGGACGAGATTTCTACTCTTACAAGTCTTATTATCCATATCACTGAATATTATTCAAACAAGGACCTTTGTTATTTATTGCCTACTATATTTGATTCTTGGTTGTTTCATTTAGTTACCCGTTTCAGTTTCTTAATTTTGGATTATAGGTTTCTAAACAAGTTGTAACTAATcatttagtatatttttctaTCATCCACAAAATATTACTTCATTTAATTTTCTGAGGATTATGTTTCAAATCGACAACAACCTTGGGTCTTGTTTCTAATTTTGATCTGTTGATATAAAATACGTTTTCTACTTTATTAGCTGAGATGTTTCCCAATCTTACTCACACCTATTTGTAGCTTTTTCCCATCTAATAGTTTGATTTGATTCTGTATATgctttatagcttctatcaagTTTGTATATGGCATACATGAGAGCGCTAGGATTTAGGAGTTTTTTCATGTGAAATTTGTTAATACGATCCTGTTCTATGATAGATCACAGCTTGTGTGATTTaggattgtttttgtttttcacccctttgcttaatttttctactAGTTGGATAAATATTCAGTGTTCAACTCAATTCTTAATAGAAATTTTGGTAAATTCAGGCAACAACAAATGATGATCCCACAGAGACTAAAGAGGAAGATGGAAACCAACCTATGTCTCCTGAAGAGCCAAGAAATTCGGGTGCAACTTCTGGAAGTTCTGAGAACCCGACAACACCTGTTGATAAGGAGAGTGTTACACCGAAAGCTTCAAAGACCGAAGAAGAGCAGAGCGAGGGAAATAATTCACAAGAAAAGACCTTGAAGAAACCAGACAAGATACTTCCATGCCCCCGGTGTAATAGCATGGACACCAAGTTCTGTTACTACAACAATTACAACGTTAACCAACCCCGACACTTCTGCAAGAAATGCCAAAGATATTGGACTGCTGGTGGGACGATGAGGAATGTTCCTGTGGGTGCTGGTCGTCGTAAGAACAAGAACTCTGCTTCTCACTACCGTCACATAACTGTTTCTGAAGCTCTTCAAAATGGAAGAACTGATGTTTCAAGTGGAATTCACTCTCCTCATCCTTCAATGAAATCTAATGGTACTGTCCTGACATTTGGCTCTGATGCACCCTTATGTGAATCAATGGCATCTGTTCTGAATCTTGCTGATAAAAACTTGAGGAACTGCACACAGaatggttttcttaaacccgAAGAAGTAAGGACTCCCGTACCTTTTCAAAGTGTAGAACATGGAGATAACAATGTTGATGGATCTTCAATTACAACATCGAATTCAAAGGATGAGGCGTGTAACAATGTTTCACAAGAACAAGTCATACAAAATCCTCAGGGTGTTCCTCCCCAAATGCCATGCTTTCCTGGGCCTCCTTGGCCGTACCCTTGGAATGCTGCTCAGTGGAACCCTTCGGTTCCAATGCCCGCTTTCTGTCCTCCAGGATATCCTATGCCATTTTACCCTGCACCTGCTTATTGGGGTTGTAGTGTACCAGGGACATGGAACATCCCTTGGCTTCCAATGCCAACATCTCAAAACCCAGCCGCCCCGAGCTCTGGTCCTAACTCTCCTAACTCCCCAACATTGGGAAAACATTCAAGGGATGAAAACACAGTTAAATCAAATTCCTCAGAAGAAGAACAACCAAAAGAAAGCAATTCTGAGAGATGCCTTTGGATTCCAAAAACATTGAGGATCGACGATCCAGGTGAAGCTGCTAGGAGCTCTATATGGGCAACATTGGGGATTAAGAATGATAAAGCCGATTCAATCAGCGGGGGAGGACTTTTCAAGGCTTTCCAACCAAAGAACGACGAAAAGAACCACAGAGCAGAAAACTCAGTCTTACAAGCGAATCCAGCTGCATTGTCAAGATCGCTAAGCTTTCAAGAGAGGTCGTAATTTAGTAAACTTGTGAAGCAAGAATCAATTCTTGTGTCTGGCCTCGGAGAAACCTTCCTCGTAAGAGTAGGCGTCGTTTACTTTTAGCTCAAGTAGTgtcactgattttttttttcccttgcTCCGAGTGCTAGAAaaacatatgcatcttgttcaatgtttgtacatattttctttcttatatATGTAATAGTGAGAGTTAGAACAAGAGACTGAGTTTTTCCTACTATAAATCCCATATGCAAGTAAATAATGTGGGAATTCAAATTAAGCTTTTTTGCTACTTTGGTTAGACTTGTATCCAACTTTTTGTTTAATGTAGTCAATTATATATTTTGGTTTGAAAAAGATAAGAGGCAACATcagaagagaagagaaggaaAGGAAGTAAGATGATGTTGGTCATTTTCAAAGCTCATCAAGTAATGATGTGAGTGGGGGCATGTGGGTCTGTAAGGAGTACAAAACTTGGGGCTGCAACTAAATGTAAAAAAGACTGAACAAAAAATCACAAAAGGTTGTAGGCcctccttttcttcttcttctttgacaCACAAAAAGTTAAATCTTCATTCTCATTTATGCTTTACACAACTAGACAACTAGAGTCACATAGAGCAATGATAAAGTTTTCCTGTCTTCATTGTCTAGTACCTTTCTTTTTTTTCCATCTTTATCTTCCTAACTTTTCACAAGTTTATATTATTGGAAATAACTGTAGTACGGTATACACCCTCTATTTCTTTCAACATTTTTCTAGGGCCATTTAAATTTCACGAATATGTCATACACCCTAACCAATCGAGCTGTGAATATTTATTGTTTAGAATACACTTAATTTTACTCAAATAGTATTAGATCATATTAAGCACAGACCTAACTCGTTTATGTCTAGGCTCAACTCTATGTGCatcaaaaataaagttaaaacatatatttatcacgcgtataagagaaaaaaatgtaataaaatatttgaatcttatttttgacattataaatcaattaaaatttacaGATGACTCAAAATAAGTATAACGTacataatcataaaaaaaaaaaaactaaaaaattctctTAAACACCGAATTAAATAAAAGTCTACCGAAATACACGTATACTATAAACTTTttctatataataattattattatttccttaaatggagCCAAGACAAACCTTATAAAAGGGAAAATGGGGAACCTTACCTCTTGAAagggtatttatttatttatttatgtaatgagattttaaaatgaaaaatgaattaTTTGAGTTGTTTGCCTTTGTTTACCTACTTTACATGGTATGGTTGTAACTTGTGTTCATTTATTACTTGAGTGGGTAGATCCATCTAAAAATGTTATAATGATATCTGCCATTTTAATAGTTAGACCAGTTAAAAACATTTAGGATATTTTCTGCTATAATACACCAaacttttttttgtgtgtgacATGTGTGTTTGGGACCTATGCCATGTGATCCCATTTGGTCTTTTTTTTTATGCTCTTTTATTTAGTTTGCAAAAATACCTAATAAATATGgaaaatttgtacaaattatgtCAATTGTTTCTTCTTCAAAAATCCCCTTCCATACATATCTAACTCTCACTTTTAGATTCGATGGGGCTTTGTCAAATTCtgtccacaaaaaaaaaaatgaaaaataaaaatcttatctaTATACAAAATAGCCTGGTAAAAAAATTCTTCTAGGTCGGGGTaaatatggaaaaataaataaataaataaatggtaaTAATAATAGCTAAACTATCTATTTGTTTCTGTTATTTTTCCAAACAGTgactaggaaaaaaaaaatatataattatataactcttgtttgaattttttttttgttttttttttttaataaatctattctatataaagtgtgcctatataacagaaatcttaattttatgagaaattcgtgagtaattttatttttaaagttttttattcaaaaataatctATTCTATATTTCAATAGCTCCGATTGACGAGGAGGCATTTAAATTATTTGGTGATTTTTTTGGCTTTTAAATATTCTTAAGAATATATACTTTCTCTGCGAagaaaaaacctaaaaaaaattgGCTGGAGTCGTACAACTTGTTTCAGAGTCGCATACTCGCATCCATGGAAATACGAAGAATATATTCGAATGGATTTTCAATTTTCGGAGAAAGAGATTGGATTCTAAACTCAAGATTCTTTCCCTGAAACTCGAAAGGCTTTAACCGTTTCAACATGGTTGAACGGGGTTGGAGCTTTACCTATTTCGGATGATGCTACTAATTCACAATCTCACTCTCAGGTTGATTGAAATTCCATTCCACTCCCATTTATCTATTTCTTTCTCAGTTAGTGttgttttaataataaatatttctcTGTGATTGAATTGTACTTATTGGCTGAAGAATTTTGTGGGTTTGCAAAGTTTCTCTTAAATTTCTCTGGTTGAATGTGGAATTTTAGTTGTGTTTGCTCTATCTGATATATTGTGAATTCATGAATATTACTTTGACAAGAGAATTTAGAACCTGGTTTTGAGTTCGATTAATTAGTTTTCAATTTCATGTATCTTTAATAGATATTCGTTCTGTTTTGCTGTTTCTCCAACAAAATCTTCATAATATGAAGGTAATATGTCTATGTATGAAgttaattaaagtatatatatctatctatatatttacatatagaTCTTAGCTCAAATGATTCTTCTCACTTATTCTCTTCCTTTAAAAACTTTTGATTAAAATCGCTGTGGCAATTGCAAGTTGGGAGAGTTTTGTGGGTTTCATCCATACTTGTCTGTCATAGAAATAAAATTCTCACTTTATGTAGGACCTAATTTTTATTTGAACTTCTGACAgtactaaatatttttatatatatatataaaaaaaaatataagcagAGTGATAATTAGAGCCCCATGGTTGCTTCAACTATTTGAGTTCTTCTCATGTTTCATGTTATTTTGTACATAGCTTCCATCTTGCTTAATTCAAGAATAGAATTTTGACATTGGACAAAATGACAACAAAGAAAGGAAAGCACTCCCAGGTACACTACTTTAATgtgtttttcttctttgttcTTCTATTTTTGGGGTTGATTTTGTAAGGTGTTATTTCTGTACAGTTCTATGTTACATATCTAATACTAATATCTTTTATTTAGGCATCTATAACCTCTCTATTTCTTTTTCCTTTCCTAGAAAATCAGAACTATGGAACAGGATGGGAAGACCATTAAACTTCAAATTATAAGTAAACGAATTTCCTCTTTGCGTGTTGTTTTTATGATCATGATGCTATTATCTATCTCACTGTATTTGCCTGATGTTTAAAAACTTGACAAATGTTTTAATGAATAATATATCTGTTACTTTTGTTGTTATATAATCACATTCCTTCATCCCAATATTCTTTTATAAATTTGTGATGCATTTTTCTGTTGCAATTGCTAATTGTCATTCTTGCTGTTTGGATATGCAGTGGGACACTGCTGGCCAAGAACGTTTCAGGACAATCACCAACAGTTACTACCATGGGGCTCATGGCATTATTGTAAGTACATttctcattttgttattttgtgtGTGCCTTTCTATATATGGCCATGTTGGTATTCCCCTGTACaactttattttatgttaattggCCGCTTTTGTTCCGGTTGTCTATGATGTCACAGACCAAGAGAGCTTCAATAATGTCAAGCAATGGTTGATTACTTCGAATATGTTTTCAAGTGAAAGAATGAGGaagaaaaaacttaaagttttgtTCTCATTGAGGTTGCTCTTCTACACAATAGGCATTCTGATATCCCTTTGGAGGTGGTGGTAAAAGAGCCAGTTAAGGATGATGATAGAGTTGTTCTGCTGGAGGAAGGAAAGCTCCAGGCAGCCTCTCCTAGAGCTCGGATATTGTCTTCGTCATCTTCTATTGTGAGGTGTGTTGAGGgaatttgtttttgaaaatctTGAGTGTGTGAACTGGTTATCATACTCtgttattttatgttgtttgtAAAAATTTGCATCAAACATCACATTACTTTGGTTTTTCTTTGCTTGTTTTTCACTCCCTCTTATTCATACGTAAAGTTGATTTCCATCTTACTACAGTAAaaattttcttgaaattttatcTTAATGAAGCGAACTGCAGCGGTAATGGTATAAGTAAAAAAATACTATTCTTTCCTCCAATGGTCAAGAATATTGGAAAGCAATTCAAGATGGATGATAAATATTTACTTACTGAAAGTAAAGttctaatcatttttttttttaaattcttaattTCATACTTTCCTCCATTTACTTTTGgccattataaattataagtttggtATCACAATAATTGAACTTAGTAATAACACCATGGTTTCGTACTTGAAGTGCATTCTACTTCTATTGTTAATTATGCATACATTATTTTTGCTGGATAGTTTATGAAAGCCAttcatttacaattttataaatttctgCAATATACAAGGTTTGATATTGTTGTCAACTTTTAGAACCATTACTTTAATCAATGACAAAAGAATTGTTGTATACAAGTTAATTTGCATAAATTATCTAAAGCTATTTAAACTTCAAATTACTTTGtaagaatattatatatatttgcttGAAAATATATgtgctaattaaaaaaaaaaacaaaattgattTATGTAAAATATACTATTCTCTCTATTGAATGGACAcaattgaatattttatttttaaaactattatgatttttttctttaaatttttgctTTTGAAGTTTCCATTTCATACTTTATATTacacttttttattttcttttattatatgatattttttaaaataacaattaaaaaataacaaaatgaatTCTTTATGTCATTGTACTTTAGTCTACTTCTAAACAATGTATGTTATCAAATGTGTTTGgtttttatatggtattgttctttgatttattttaaagatagaaaataaagtaaaataataataataataataataataataataataataataataataaaaagtgactactttgtgaattgattaaattttttttaattttggctTTTGTATTGTtctttggtttttttttaaaggaaaaaatatttaaaaatattaagtttgAATATATCTTGAATATTAAGTTTGCAATTACATTATCATAATTTTTTCAAGCGTCAGTTATACTGAATTATTAGAACTAACATATTACAATCAGTATTTATTTTAGATTGCAACACTatcatttaaattatttgaatatacataaaaataactacacccaataataaaataagtttttcTTGAATTAATCACTTTATTAAAAGAATTCAATTAGACTATAATAatgaattaaattatatgattatttattaaatcattctcatttatattataaaacACCTATCATAAAACTAAGTatacgtgcattgcacgtaGCTTTCTCCTAGTAGTGacataaatatctaaaattttGAGTTGGTAAATgacaaaaatttaatatcttttTAGCGTCGTAAGTATTCAAATGACTTAAACAGAATACAGATAAGACccgaaatttatattattagattTGAACAAAAATATATAGTGTCGGTTACTTCTAAATCTTTTATATCActtacaaatttaaaatttttaagtaCTTATATCACAATTTAcctgtaatttttttaagttaaaaattataatataagtcTATTGTGgaaaaatttttagtttatttttttataataaaatttacaaataattttaaatagttacaataaaagtcattataaaagaaattaaagtaaaattttGTTAAAGATGCAGGAGATTACTTCTTTAAAGTGGTGTAGTATGATGATAAGAGTCTTGTCTCTCTTTCTTTTAGATACAAACATGTTAGAGAGGTCTCTTTCTTGGTGGCTTGGACACGGTTTTATTAGTTTTGAACACTACAATTTCAGCCAAACCATTGGaatttttaggcctaaaagtCAAATCATCATAACACCAAATaagaatataaatatttttcagtcATTTAAATCTAAAAAGTTTAACCCAATTTAGGTCCCACTATTGAAAATGCTTGATGAATTGTAATCCATTACCCCAaatggggtaagttgaaaaatgcctcttttattcatcaattaattaaatttacctctaattttatatttatttgaaacatacctctttttatatgtattgtacctaaaatacccttacataagagaatcacatggagagaatcttgaagtgataggggcaaaattggtacaatatttaaaaaaagaggtaaaattaatagattttaaaaaagaaggtaaaaataaaagatgacaatataaaaagagtatagagtgtaatttcctcaccCCCAAATTCTTATAAAGAAGAGAATTAATTCCCCATTGCTTTGGTTTTGCTCTATCCattgtaattttataaatacattTGGATTTGAATCTCAGGACTGGCTCTGAGTTAATCACTTAGCCCAAGAgcttaaaaaaattctttcaaaaagtatacaattttttttgataactttcaaaaataccatatattTTAAACACAAAAAACCATATTCATAGTGCATATGATGAATCCCTATTTTTAATTTCTTGTGTTTCCATTATTGAAGCCTACAAAAACGCATTCATTAGgttaaaaaatatcatattatttatatatgcatATTCTAATAATCTAAGTGCTCCCCCATCCACAAGAAAATATGTAACACAAAAAAGTTTTGAGTGAAACTTCCTCTAAAGCTTAAAAAGCAAAATACCCAACTTGCCTAACTCTCTATTTGTTTACAAGTAAAAAAAAGGCCTAAGCTAAACAATACCCAATGAGATAAACACTTTtaacaaattataaataatatttaggaTTTAAAGTTGAGATCCTAAAACCTTTTTGTTTACTTTAAACAAAGGTGAGATCTAAATGAGTGgagaaataaatttaaaaatggaataataaaaaaatataaaatgaataaacaaGAAAGTAGAAAGGTTGttgtatttataattaatagagtgaaaaatgaaaaactctTTAGCACGTGAGTGTCATTCTTGGGTTTCCAATTTGCAGGTTTCTTCATGAATGCTTATAATTAATCTTTAATTTCTTACCATAGAATTGTTAAAATGTATTATCTAtggttaatattttttataggcAGTTCTTTATGattgattaataatatttttttaaaaaatatttttttaagttacaGATCTCGATTAGTAGTGCTTTCTACCATTTTTCATTAAGTATCAAATCCCacgtaacataataaataatttttaaaaaatatcgctaactaattGTGAAACGTcacttataatataataaatttcgccaacaatgctttaaaataaaataaaattactctttaattatttatacaaACTTAGTAAGTACTATTTATGTTAATGTTATAGCATCACTGATAATGCTTCATTAGTATGAACTAAACAACA includes:
- the LOC115699551 gene encoding cyclic dof factor 2; this encodes MRAQMSEPKDPAIKLFGKTIPVAEVPVTSGGSQGPSVSASATSMDDNMDQEPKPNSSSSEVITSKDEDDRDTEKATTNDDPTETKEEDGNQPMSPEEPRNSGATSGSSENPTTPVDKESVTPKASKTEEEQSEGNNSQEKTLKKPDKILPCPRCNSMDTKFCYYNNYNVNQPRHFCKKCQRYWTAGGTMRNVPVGAGRRKNKNSASHYRHITVSEALQNGRTDVSSGIHSPHPSMKSNGTVLTFGSDAPLCESMASVLNLADKNLRNCTQNGFLKPEEVRTPVPFQSVEHGDNNVDGSSITTSNSKDEACNNVSQEQVIQNPQGVPPQMPCFPGPPWPYPWNAAQWNPSVPMPAFCPPGYPMPFYPAPAYWGCSVPGTWNIPWLPMPTSQNPAAPSSGPNSPNSPTLGKHSRDENTVKSNSSEEEQPKESNSERCLWIPKTLRIDDPGEAARSSIWATLGIKNDKADSISGGGLFKAFQPKNDEKNHRAENSVLQANPAALSRSLSFQERS
- the LOC115707517 gene encoding ras-related protein RIC1-like, whose amino-acid sequence is MTTKKGKHSQKIRTMEQDGKTIKLQIIMGHCWPRTFQDNHQQLLPWGSWHYYQESFNNVKQWLITSNMFSSERMRKKKLKVLFSLRLLFYTIGILISLWRWW